The sequence TATCGTCCGCCGCGTGAAGGCAAGACCGAGACATCGGTCGTGCGCAACGACACTGGCGTCTTCGAAGGCGCCGAAATCTCCATGTATTACGATCCGATGATCGCCAAGCTCTGCACCTGGGCTCCGACGAGGTTGGAGGCAATCGAAGCGATGGGCGAAGCCCTGGATGGTTTTGTGGTCGATGGCATCGAGCATAATATGCCGTTCCTCTCGGCTCTGATGAAGCATCCGCGCTGGCGCGAAGGCCGCCTCTCCACGGGCTTCATTGCCGAGGAATATCCTGATGGCTTCGCGCCGGTGACGCCGGACGAAGACCAAACCGCTCTGCTGTCGACAATCGCCCTTTCCTGCAGCCTGATCGAATCCAACCGCCGCGAGCGCTATGCCGACCGGCTGCGTCCAGCCGCCGCGCCGCTGCGGGAGAGCTGGATCGTCAAGCTTGGTGCCGACTATCTGCCTGTGACGTTGCTTGAAGGCGTGGTGACCATTCCCTTCGAGATGGACATACAGATCGGCACCCAAACCGTAACTGTCGCGACCGACTGGCGTCCCGGCGATTCGGTATGGGCCGGCACCGTCGGCGACCGCAAGCTGACAGCCCAGATCCGTACCGTGCTCAATGGTCTGCGCATCGATTGGCAGGGCATTTCCGTCCGGACGAGGGTGTTTACGCCGCGTCAGGCCGAACTCGACAAGCTGATGCCGGTCAAATTGCCGCCGGATACGTCGAAGCTCCTGCTCTGCCCCATGCCGGGCTTGGTCGTCGCGATTGCCGTCGCGGAGGGACAGGAGGTCAAGGCAGGCGAAACGCTGGCCATTGTTGAGGCAATGAAGATGGAAAATGTCCTGCGAGCCGAACGCGATCTGGTCATCGGCAAGATCAACGCCAAGCCGGGCGAAAGCCTCGCCGTTGACGCCGTGATCATGGAATTCACCTGATCGAGAAGCTTCGCCATCGCAGCCATGTGGAAAAAGCCGCGCGGCGATTGCTCGGCTAAAACATGATAATTGCGACGCTAAGTGTCTGATTTTGGCTTGAGCCGCCCCATATGCCCATGCCAATGTCGCGCGGACCAAATCATAGCAGGAAGGGACGAGATCATGGACGTAAGAGCAGCGGTTGCGGTTGCGGCTGGCAAGCCGCTTGAGGTGATGACGGTTCAGCTGGAGGGGCCGAGAGCCGGCGAAGTGCTGATCGAGGTCAAGGCGACCGGCATCTGCCACACCGATGATTTCACACTCTCGGGCGCCGATCCGGAAGGCCTGTTTCCGGCCATCCTCGGCCATGAGGGTGCCGGCATCGTCGTCGATGTCGGTCCGGGGGTGACTTCGGTGAAGAAGGGCGATCACGTCATTCCGCTCTACACCCCCGAATGCCGCGAATGCCCCTCCTGCCTCTCGCGCAAGACCAATCTCTGCACGGCGATCCGCTCGACGCAAGGGCAAGGCCTGATGCCGGACGGCACCTCGCGCTTCTCGATCGGCAAGGACAAGATCCATCACTATATGGGCTGCTCGACCTTCGCCAATTACACCGTGCTGCCGGAGATTGCCGTTGCCAAGGTCAACCCGGACGCCCCCTTCGACAAGATCTGCTACATCGGCTGCGGCGTGACGACAGGCATCGGTGCGGTCATCAACACCGCCAAGGTGGAGATGGGCGCAACCGCCATCGTCTTCGGCCTCGGCGGCATCGGCCTCAATGTCATCCAGGGCCTGAAGCTTGCCGGTGCCGACATGATCATCGGTGTCGATCTCAACAATGACAAGAAGGCCTGGGGTGAGCGCTTCGGCATGACGCATTTCGTCAATCCGAAGGAAGTCGGTGACGACATCGTGCCTTATCTCGTCAACATGACGAAGCGCGGGGCCGACCAGATCGGCGGCGCCGACTATACCTTCGACTGCACCGGCAACACCAAGGTGATGCGCCAGGCGCTGGAAGCAAGCCATCGCGGCTGGGGCAAGTCGGTGGTCATCGGCGTTGCCGGCGCCGGCCAGGAGATCTCGACGCGCCCGTTCCAGCTGGTGACGGGCCGCTCGTGGATGGGAACGGCCTTCGGCGGCGCGCGTGGCCGCACCGATGTGCCGAAGATCGTCGACTGGTACATGGAGGGCAAGATCCAGATCGATCCGATG comes from Rhizobium tropici CIAT 899 and encodes:
- a CDS encoding S-(hydroxymethyl)glutathione dehydrogenase/class III alcohol dehydrogenase; this encodes MDVRAAVAVAAGKPLEVMTVQLEGPRAGEVLIEVKATGICHTDDFTLSGADPEGLFPAILGHEGAGIVVDVGPGVTSVKKGDHVIPLYTPECRECPSCLSRKTNLCTAIRSTQGQGLMPDGTSRFSIGKDKIHHYMGCSTFANYTVLPEIAVAKVNPDAPFDKICYIGCGVTTGIGAVINTAKVEMGATAIVFGLGGIGLNVIQGLKLAGADMIIGVDLNNDKKAWGERFGMTHFVNPKEVGDDIVPYLVNMTKRGADQIGGADYTFDCTGNTKVMRQALEASHRGWGKSVVIGVAGAGQEISTRPFQLVTGRSWMGTAFGGARGRTDVPKIVDWYMEGKIQIDPMITHTMPLEDINKGFELMHSGESIRSVVLY